From Acidithiobacillus sp., the proteins below share one genomic window:
- the acpS gene encoding holo-ACP synthase, whose product MIIGMGTDIVAVERMARLHARFGERLAERLLGPLEAAEIPREAAASAAFLARRFAAKEATFKALGSGMSDGMRWMDVQVGHDPAGRPQLVLGGRAQQLLHGLGDGVRSWLSISDERRYAVAVVVLEQRER is encoded by the coding sequence ATGATTATAGGTATGGGGACCGATATTGTCGCTGTAGAGCGGATGGCCCGTCTCCATGCCCGCTTCGGGGAACGTTTGGCCGAGCGTCTGCTGGGGCCTTTGGAGGCTGCGGAAATACCGAGAGAGGCCGCCGCCAGCGCGGCTTTCCTCGCGCGGCGTTTCGCGGCAAAGGAAGCGACGTTCAAAGCCCTGGGTAGTGGTATGAGTGATGGAATGCGCTGGATGGATGTGCAGGTGGGCCACGACCCCGCCGGGCGTCCGCAACTGGTGCTGGGCGGTCGCGCGCAGCAGCTCTTACATGGGCTCGGCGACGGCGTGCGCAGTTGGCTGTCCATCAGCGATGAACGCCGCTATGCCGTGGCAGTCGTGGTGCTGGAACAAAGGGAGCGGTAG
- a CDS encoding UDP-glucose/GDP-mannose dehydrogenase family protein — MKVTVVGTGYVGLVTGACLAQVGNQVLCVDVDADKVVRLRAGEVPIHEPDLASIVQEGIAGGRLRFTTDIAEGVAHGDFLFIAVGTPPDEDGSADLRHVLAVAGDIGKHVQRPVTVINKSTVPVGTAQKVRTRITLALQERAADIAFDVVANPEFLKEGAAVADFMKPDRIIIGTDDGAAAERMRALYAPFNRNHDRLIVMDPPSAELTKYAANIMLATKISLMNELAGLAERMGADIEQVRRGIGADPRIGHAFIYPGCGYGGSCFPKDVRALEYSARHYDFDAPLLAAVEKVNNRQKGLLEQKVVRALGEDLTGKTIAVWGLAFKPNTDDMREAPSRVLMEALWRRGARVQAFDPVAMDEARRLYGEQGALQLCPDAYAACEGADALVICTEWQQFRSPDFARMRSLLRQSLLIDGRNIYDPTTVRTEGFTYHAIGRP; from the coding sequence ATGAAAGTGACAGTGGTGGGGACCGGGTATGTGGGGCTGGTCACAGGTGCTTGCCTGGCGCAGGTGGGTAACCAGGTGCTGTGTGTGGATGTGGACGCCGATAAGGTCGTGCGACTGCGGGCCGGTGAGGTGCCTATCCACGAGCCTGATTTAGCTAGCATCGTGCAGGAAGGCATTGCTGGTGGGCGCTTGCGCTTCACCACAGATATTGCTGAGGGCGTAGCCCATGGGGATTTCCTCTTCATTGCCGTGGGGACGCCGCCCGATGAAGATGGCTCCGCCGATTTACGCCATGTGCTGGCAGTGGCGGGCGACATCGGCAAACATGTGCAACGTCCGGTCACTGTGATCAATAAATCCACGGTGCCGGTAGGTACGGCGCAAAAAGTGCGCACTCGAATTACCCTGGCTCTGCAGGAGCGGGCAGCGGATATCGCTTTTGATGTGGTCGCCAATCCCGAGTTCCTGAAAGAAGGCGCGGCGGTCGCCGACTTTATGAAGCCGGACCGGATTATCATCGGCACGGATGACGGGGCGGCAGCGGAGCGGATGCGGGCCCTTTATGCGCCCTTCAACCGCAATCATGATCGCCTGATTGTCATGGACCCGCCTTCCGCGGAGCTGACCAAATATGCCGCCAATATCATGCTCGCCACCAAAATTTCGCTGATGAACGAACTGGCGGGTCTGGCGGAGCGGATGGGGGCGGATATCGAGCAGGTGCGACGCGGCATCGGTGCCGATCCCCGCATCGGCCACGCCTTCATATATCCGGGTTGCGGCTATGGCGGGTCCTGTTTTCCGAAGGACGTGCGGGCGCTGGAGTACAGTGCCCGGCATTATGATTTTGATGCCCCCCTATTGGCGGCGGTGGAGAAGGTGAACAATCGCCAGAAAGGTCTTCTGGAGCAGAAAGTGGTGCGGGCTTTGGGCGAGGACCTTACGGGCAAAACCATTGCCGTGTGGGGCCTGGCCTTCAAACCCAATACCGATGACATGCGCGAGGCCCCCAGCCGGGTGCTCATGGAAGCCTTGTGGCGGCGCGGTGCCCGGGTGCAGGCCTTTGATCCGGTGGCCATGGATGAGGCACGGCGACTTTATGGTGAGCAGGGCGCTTTACAACTTTGTCCGGACGCTTATGCGGCCTGTGAAGGGGCCGACGCGCTGGTGATCTGTACCGAGTGGCAACAATTCCGCAGCCCCGATTTTGCGCGGATGCGCAGCCTCCTCCGCCAGTCCCTGCTGATCGATGGGCGCAATATTTATGACCCGACGACGGTGCGTACCGAAGGTTTTACTTACCATGCCATCGGTCGCCCCTGA
- the rfaE1 gene encoding D-glycero-beta-D-manno-heptose-7-phosphate kinase — MPSVAPDMAGDLHSLAQAQVTIVGDVMLDRYWFGKVERISPEAPVPVVQVRREEERPGGAANVALNVLALGAHALLLAPVGDDGAGERLGMLLTEAGVKTVLIPDKACPTTVKLRVIGHQQQLLRMDFEAQPSQAHSDALRQQAPAMLTHAKALLLSDYGKGALREVEHLVALGRSLGIPVLIDPKGRDYRPYQGATIITPNLSEFQAVAGTWANEAQFRALGEQWRESLQLEALLVTRGEEGMTLFMQDAIYHHPAQAREVFDVTGAGDTVIATLATALAAGWAMDRAVELANRAAGIVVGKLGAAVVTVEELAAAESMREG, encoded by the coding sequence ATGCCATCGGTCGCCCCTGATATGGCCGGGGATTTGCACAGCCTGGCGCAGGCGCAGGTGACTATTGTCGGCGATGTGATGCTTGATCGTTACTGGTTTGGCAAAGTCGAACGTATCTCCCCGGAAGCGCCGGTGCCAGTGGTGCAGGTGCGGCGGGAAGAGGAGCGTCCCGGTGGTGCCGCCAACGTCGCCCTGAATGTGTTAGCCTTGGGGGCGCATGCGCTTTTGCTGGCCCCGGTCGGAGATGACGGCGCGGGTGAGCGTTTGGGTATGCTGCTGACGGAAGCCGGTGTCAAGACGGTGCTGATTCCTGATAAAGCCTGTCCAACGACGGTGAAGTTGCGCGTCATCGGTCACCAGCAGCAGCTTTTGCGCATGGATTTTGAGGCGCAGCCCAGCCAGGCTCACAGCGATGCCTTGCGCCAGCAGGCGCCGGCCATGTTGACCCATGCCAAGGCACTGCTGTTGTCCGATTACGGCAAGGGCGCCTTGCGGGAAGTGGAACATCTGGTGGCATTGGGACGCAGTCTGGGTATTCCAGTGCTGATCGATCCCAAAGGCAGGGACTATCGCCCTTACCAGGGTGCGACCATTATTACTCCCAATCTCAGCGAGTTTCAGGCAGTGGCGGGCACTTGGGCGAATGAGGCGCAGTTTCGCGCACTCGGCGAGCAATGGCGAGAATCTCTGCAGCTGGAGGCGCTGCTGGTAACGCGCGGCGAAGAAGGGATGACCCTTTTTATGCAGGATGCCATCTATCACCACCCGGCTCAGGCCAGGGAAGTCTTTGATGTGACCGGTGCCGGAGACACGGTCATCGCCACCCTGGCGACGGCCCTCGCGGCGGGCTGGGCGATGGATCGTGCAGTGGAGCTGGCCAACCGCGCAGCAGGTATCGTCGTGGGCAAGCTGGGGGCGGCAGTCGTGACGGTAGAAGAGTTGGCCGCGGCGGAATCCATGCGTGAAGGCTGA